From one Nitrospirota bacterium genomic stretch:
- the rpmG gene encoding 50S ribosomal protein L33, translated as MRDIILFQCTECKNRNYSSMKNKKNTTEKLQLKKYCRNCRRHTVHKETKA; from the coding sequence ATGAGAGATATCATTCTTTTTCAATGCACTGAATGTAAAAACAGAAATTATTCTAGTATGAAGAATAAAAAGAATACTACAGAGAAGCTTCAGCTGAAAAAATACTGTAGGAATTGCAGGAGGCATACTGTTCACAAAGAGACAAAAGCATAG